GGAGGGGTGCTGGGTTGATCGTGGACCTGCCATGGTTGACTCTCTGACGAGGAGGGTTCTGCCACTGATCCTCGACGCGGACCGCTTGGTGGTGTGCTAGCAAAGTACGCTGCAGAACCCGGGTCTAGCCAAACGATCGTTTTGAGCACCGCATTAATGGACGAAACGCCGAGGTACGAGGAGGGCCCTCTCGTGGAAAGCGACAAGGCGTTGACATCGTCAGATATGGTGTTCGCGATCTCGCTGCTCAGATTCCGCGGATCGTTGGACTCCTCAGGCATAGCCTGTAGGGACTCTAGGTTTCCATCTTCAGTCGATATTGGTGAAACATGTGCGTCATGCGAAGTCGAAGTTGCTGGGGATGTTTGGCGCGGTGGTGCTACATTTTGAACTTGCACCTGCGGCTGGGCCAGTGATTTGCTGGTGAGTTCAACAAGTTTCTCACGCGGTAAACTAGCAAGAGCTTCTGGTGTTGCGCCGGGGAAGAGCTTCTCCAAGACCGTCCGATACTCGTCCAACGTTGTCGATAGTTTCTCTACATGCCTATTCCAAGAGTTTAGTGAGCTGCCGCAGGacagaaaaggcaaaaagcAAATACTTACCTTCGAGAGGGCCGGGGATCGGAGTAATGGCAGAGGTCGGCTTTCTTGTACCACCGACAAGCTTCGCAAGGTTTTTCACCATCGCATTTAATTTTGCGGTGGCGGCAGGATGTACAAGCCCGAAGCGTGGTGACTCGGCGCCCGATCGACGGCTGGCGCTCTCGACCTCCGCGGGCGGGGGTTGAGACTGTTGGATTTTCGAAGCCTTCGAATGTGTGGAACATTGCTAGCAGCAAATATTATCGGTTTGGAGGAGTTGAAAGGGAGAGTAACGGGAGAAATGGCTGCTGGCGTGGTTAAGAGAGGCGCATTACATGGAGAGCAAAGAGTGGGCGTCGTCGATGTAGAAGAAGCAAAGCCCGGAAAATCGAAGACAGAGCAAGTCTGGAAAaggcggggaagaagggtaAAGAGGGGAGGGAAAATAGACCAGGGAGCGACAGCGTGCAGCGAGCGAGCCAGAGTACCACTCAAGACGGATAATAAGAAAGTGAATTATACGGATTCTTCCAGGCGTCATGCCATCTTCagttgacactgacagacgCAGTCAGACCCTGGAGATCGTCGGCGCCCTTCGGTCCTCTGATTTCCTCTGGTTTTCTTCCCatttcttccccgcaatCCAGTCCTGCAGCCAGACGGGCCTGAATACTAGTTAGTGAATTGCGCTCTAGCGAGCTTTGACGAGATACGAGACCGGCGATTATCCCGCATCCGACAATAGCCCTACCTGACTGAGGCTGTCTCCCGCCTTACGCCCCCTTACCCACCGTAAGCCCCCTCGTTAATTATGCTAATCTTACAAATCCAGGCCGACAAGGATCTCGCGATGCGATCCTTATATCACAGCGTTATTTCTGGGGATGAGTCGGTGCTGTCGGCAGTGTACTAGACTGCCAGCACCCCAGAAGTACTAGCCTGCCGCTTGTCCGGGCCTTCTGACCGCTGCCTAGCATCCTGCAggtctttctcctcttcgtcaccgCTGGCCCTGGCACTAAATTACCTGTGTCAGGATCAGGCCAAGAACCCCCAGGATTGGTCTGGGAAGGACACGTCTTTATGATTTGACCACAAACCCACATGGGTTCAACAAAGGATGAAAAAGCCGCGCCCTGGAAGTCCTCAATGAGTCGATGATCAAGTGGGCGTCTTCCGTTACGAAAGCTTGTTGAGAAGCGCCCTGACCTGGTTACATGAAGTCGGATTGTCCCTGACGCTGCCTTCTCTGGAGGAGCCTTCCAGGGTCTGGCGCCCCCAGATTCGCTGGGGGTGGCGAATGGCAAATATCACCGACCTATCATGGAGGCCGTGACGCGAATGTCTCCTATTCAACATCTGGAAAATGCGCATCAGATACTACATCGTAGAGGATAATATTCCTCGATTCGAGCTTGCGAAATTGCATCACAGTTATGTTAGCCTGCAGTAGTTAGTTCATTCAGCATTTTCCATGCAAGGATGGAGCCAGGATGcattaaaagattataatccGTATCAAGGCGTCTCCGCACTCTTCGTTCAATTAGATCGGCAGGTTTCTGGTAGCTCTTGCTGCAGCCCAGGAGAAttacagaagaagaaatgaagcGATATTGAATGAAACGGGAAGCAAAGAGGAAGTCGATCCGAGTACCCCCTTATCCATCCTGTTGTGGGTAACGCTGAAATCATCATCGCCCAAGTGACTTCGAATGTCGCTGGCGAGAAAACGGAAGCGGATAAGGCCACATGCGACCCCGGCCACGCAGTGAGACGAACATTCAAATGCACTCGCCATGCTTTCTCGGTAGTCTTCTGCAAGTGACCAACTCTAAAGTGACTGGAACGATGTGGGCATCAGCCTGAGCTCCGCACTTACTGGGTACCCCCCTACCCTACATCAAGAAAGATACTAGGCTCCCTCGCTAGTATTGGATTAACCTCTGGGCGCCAAACGCTCAGATACACTTGTGGCTCGAAGAATACGCCGACATTGCGGCGTCACCAATGAGTCCGACACCCCTGGAGCGACCAAGGCCAATGAAACCCTGTCAGATGTCGTGGCCCTATTGGGATAGTGGTGTCCCGTGGACTTTAGCCTGTATCTAGCGATTTGGTGAAGGTTTCGTGTGGCTCTCCTGCAGTCCTCCGCAAAGGCTGAACGCCCCCAGAATCATTTTATTAGAACTTAATAACCGATCTGCGGAAGTTTGCTGGTTGTGGATAAATTACTCTCGTATCGATGGTGTCGGAAACTTCGGCCGCTTTTGGGAGTCGGGAAGATCCGAGAGTTGCATGGCATTCAGGGCAGGGCAATGTGCTTTTCCGATAGGCATTTTGCTCGGGCTATCCACACCAGACTCCTTAACTGATAATTCTTCAGGATAAAGCCTAGTTTGGTGGTCCTCGGTTCATACGGACCGAGGGATAAGTATATCGCAATGTGTTTGCCCTGGGATTCTCATATGAACAGCGAAGAGTACGAGATTCgattcatgaatcatgattgCCTGACGATGATCGGATGGGCCGTGATCAAGGACGGTGGCCCACAACCTCTTCCAGTTTTGCAAACGGTGAGTGGTTCGATTCTCGGGGAATGGTACCGTCGGAACTTGTCGCTTGAGCGCTAGGCTGTCAGACCATCCAGAGTCTAGTGGCCTCGATGCGCTCTGAATTGTTTAAGCGACGAGGGGTAGTCCGTCGCATTGACCCCGTCCAGGGCTGATCGTCGAATCATTGTTAGAGAATCCCAAACACCAATGTCCCGGTCGTTTCCCAGTTTTACATTGGTTTTGGCCGGTAAATCATCTCTCAAAGTTGGTGGGTTGGTTATGCGCTGAGGCAGGGCCAAGGCCAGCTATACAAACCATGACTCCACAATATTGAATGGGGAAGGACACCTCCGAGGTTTGAATAGAGCGGAAATTTTGTTGTAAAAAGAGCAAGACCGATAGAATGAGATCCAGCGTCCCTAGGGATACAAAGCTCGTGGCACTTTCTTCAAGCATTATTTGCCGGGTTTTGTTTTTGCAGTTGGGGGACCTGCAGTAGTTTGGACCACGCAACGGTAAGTGCCCGAGGAGACACCGCTTCAAACAGCCCGGGCTCCAAAAGCCTTTATTCACGGTGGAAGAAAATTCTGCTTACCTACTCACCCCACGGCGAACGGGGGCAATCGAGCTAAGCGGGGAGGGCGCCGTTCCCAAACGGTCTCCCACGCGGGGAAGGGCAAACTTGTTGTGGAGAGTCGGTAGGGGCACGTTCTGTCAATGTTCTgtcggctttgacagcaGCCCAAGGATTTCTTAATCTGAGTGAATCGACATCGAACACCTCAGGGTTGGCATTCGGCAGTTGTCATCTTCGTGGAGAGAAGCTGGCGATTACCTGGAGGCTGGTCGGTAATGTTTAGATCTAACCAGATTTGTCACGGATGTGTCTGGCACGAGACTCTACCCAGAAAGGCATAGCGTACACCTGACACACGGGCTCTCCGCCGTCTACCTCTTGATCCAGAAGACTATCAGAATAGAGGAGGGGACATCCGTCACGATGCTCGGATGACTGGCTCCAAATGCGGAGCTATCCACTGGCTGAATGGCCGCCGTAGGCAGTTAAAGCCGTTCTGCTTTCCTGAACTCCAATCGGTAACCTCCTCTACTTCTTTGGTCCCAATTCATTGCTCCTACCACGAGCGAAAGCAAATATGGCAGTGTATGCACAACACATTCTATCCACCGGATGGAGCTTCAAAGACAGCCATGACCAGTCTCCCGAAGCCTGGTTACCCGTGTCTACCGTTCCCTCTGTGGTGCAGCAGGACTTGCAGGCAAACAGCAAGTATGTAGCTCTCTATAGCGGCCGTCCACTTCTCAAATGCTAATATTATCATTGTATCATCCAGGTTGGAAGACCCTTTCGTTGGATTTAATGAATTGAGCGCAAGATGGGTTAATGAGAAGTCGTGGACTTACCGGAATGTTTTCCAAAAGCCAACTGCTCCTGCCGGATCATCAATCATCTTGGCTTTTGATGGTCTAGACACGTTTGCCAAAGTCAAAATTGACGGCCATGTCATTTTGGAGAGCGACAACATGTTCATTGCCAACCGCGTGGATATCAGCAAAGCAATAGAAGCGGAAGGTGAGCATACACTTGAGATTGACTTTGATTGTGCATTGCTCCGTGCTCGGGAGCGGCGAAAGCAGCATCCGGATCATAAATGGGTCGGTTTCAATGGAGATCCTGCGAGATTAAGTGTCAGGAAAGCACAGTATCAttggggctgggactggggcCCATTTCTGATGACGGCAGGTATCTGGAAAGAAGTGCGACTTGAAGTATATTCTGCAAGGGTATCCGATCTCTGGACAGAAGTGGAGCTAGCCAAGGATCATGCGAAGGCGCATATTGCAGCCTTTGCAGAGATTGAAGCCGGCAGCTCGGGCGCTTCATACCAAGCTACTTTTACGCTTAGACTCCAAGGACAAGATATTGCAAAGGAGGTGGTATCTCCAGAGAACAACGTTGCCAAAACGACTTTCGAAGTACAAAATCCTTCTCTTTGGTGGCCGAATGGGTATGGAAACCAGACTTTATATGAAATATCTGTCTCTCTAGAGAAGGAACAAGACCAGCTCCACCAGGTTTCAAAAAAGTTCGGCATTCGAACTGCAGAAGTAATCCAGCAGCCAGATAAGCATGGCaaatctttcttttttcgcATAAATGGCGTGGATATTTTCTGCGGTGGTTCCTGCTGGATTCCGGCCGATAGCCTTTTGACCAACATCACTCCAGATCGATACCGAAAATGGATTGAGTTGATGGCTGTTGGTCATCAAGTGATGATTCGGTACGTTTGTTTTATTTGCGTGGGCTTAGTTCAAATAAACTGACTCTCTTAGTGTTTGGGGCGGTGGTATATACGAAGACGAGAGCTTCTACCAAGCTTGTGACGAGGTCGGTGTGATGGTGTGGCAGGACTTCATGTTCGGCTGCGGTAACTATCCCACGTGGCCTGAGATACTTGAATCGATTGAGAAAGAAGCCGAATACAACCTGAAGAGACTACGCCACCATCCATCCATTGTCATTTGGGTTGGCAACAACGAAGATTACCAGGTACAAGAACAGCAAGGGCTCACCTACAATTACGAAGACAAGGATCCACAGAGCTGGCTCAAAACAGACTTCCCGGCTCGCTATATCTACGAGCATATTTTGCCGAACGTTGTCAAGAAAATAATTCCATCAACGTATTATCATCCGGGCAGCCCTTGGGGCGATGGCAAAACCACTTCTGATCCAACAGTTGGCGACATGCACCAGTGGAATGGTAAGTATTATTGTAACCTATATCTCAAATCAAAACTAATAAACCCAACTAGTTTGGCACGGAACACAAGAGAAATATCAAATTTTTGATACTCTCGGAGGGCGCTTCAATAGCGAATTCGGAATGGAGGCATTCCCTCACATGTCCACTATCAACCAATTTGTTGAGAATGAAGCCGATAAATACCCCCAGTCACACGTGCTGGACTTCCACAACAAGGCAGACGGCCATGAGCGAAGAATCGCTACTTACCTTGTCGAAAACTTGCGGACGGCAACAGATCTAGAGGTATGTATTCCCACCCTTGATAGATGCTGCATATCGTTAACGTGCATAGACCTACGTCTACCTTACTCAAGTCATCCAAGCAGAAACGATGATGTTTGGATACCGAGGATGGCGCCGGCAGTGGGGGGATGAAAGACATTGTGGAGGTGCTCTACTTTGGCAGTTGAACGACTGCTGGCCCACGATCTCCTGGGCCATCGTGGACTACTTCCTGCGCCCCAAGCCCGCGTTCTACGCGGTGGGCCGTGTGTTGAAGCCAGTGGCCATTGGTGTACGCCGAGAACACTACGACTGGAGTGTATCTCACGCGCAGCCGCCAAAAACTGGCAAGTACGAGCTCTGGGCTGTGAGTAGTTTGCCGAAAGAACTGGTCGGAAAGGTGGAGTTGAGGTTCATCTCGATCAAGACGGGACTTGAACTCCGCGAGGCAATCGTTCGTGATAATGTTGGACTTGTTCCCAATGGAACCACTAACATATTGGACGGCGTAATCGACTACGTGGCCGACGAGCCGCATGTTCTCGCCGCCAGAGTGTGGGTTGATGGCGAGCTTGTTGCACGAGATGTTGATTGGCCCCAACCATTCAAGTATCTTGACCTCTCCGATCGCGGACTAGAAATTACCAGGATTTCTAAGACCGATGACGAACAGAGACTTGAACTGAGCGCCAGAAAGCCGGTGAAATGTTTGGTCTTTGAGGAGCGGGACAATGTCCGGGTTAGCGACAGCGCTATCGACATCGTCCCTGGCGACGACCAGGTGGTTACCATCAAGGGTCTGAAGCCGGGAGATACGCCAC
The nucleotide sequence above comes from Aspergillus puulaauensis MK2 DNA, chromosome 3, nearly complete sequence. Encoded proteins:
- a CDS encoding beta-mannosidase (CAZy:GH2;~COG:G;~EggNog:ENOG410PGNW;~InterPro:IPR006102,IPR017853,IPR036156,IPR008979, IPR013783,IPR041447;~PFAM:PF00703,PF17786;~go_function: GO:0004553 - hydrolase activity, hydrolyzing O-glycosyl compounds [Evidence IEA];~go_process: GO:0005975 - carbohydrate metabolic process [Evidence IEA]) — its product is MAVYAQHILSTGWSFKDSHDQSPEAWLPVSTVPSVVQQDLQANSKLEDPFVGFNELSARWVNEKSWTYRNVFQKPTAPAGSSIILAFDGLDTFAKVKIDGHVILESDNMFIANRVDISKAIEAEGEHTLEIDFDCALLRARERRKQHPDHKWVGFNGDPARLSVRKAQYHWGWDWGPFLMTAGIWKEVRLEVYSARVSDLWTEVELAKDHAKAHIAAFAEIEAGSSGASYQATFTLRLQGQDIAKEVVSPENNVAKTTFEVQNPSLWWPNGYGNQTLYEISVSLEKEQDQLHQVSKKFGIRTAEVIQQPDKHGKSFFFRINGVDIFCGGSCWIPADSLLTNITPDRYRKWIELMAVGHQVMIRVWGGGIYEDESFYQACDEVGVMVWQDFMFGCGNYPTWPEILESIEKEAEYNLKRLRHHPSIVIWVGNNEDYQVQEQQGLTYNYEDKDPQSWLKTDFPARYIYEHILPNVVKKIIPSTYYHPGSPWGDGKTTSDPTVGDMHQWNVWHGTQEKYQIFDTLGGRFNSEFGMEAFPHMSTINQFVENEADKYPQSHVLDFHNKADGHERRIATYLVENLRTATDLETYVYLTQVIQAETMMFGYRGWRRQWGDERHCGGALLWQLNDCWPTISWAIVDYFLRPKPAFYAVGRVLKPVAIGVRREHYDWSVSHAQPPKTGKYELWAVSSLPKELVGKVELRFISIKTGLELREAIVRDNVGLVPNGTTNILDGVIDYVADEPHVLAARVWVDGELVARDVDWPQPFKYLDLSDRGLEITRISKTDDEQRLELSARKPVKCLVFEERDNVRVSDSAIDIVPGDDQVVTIKGLKPGDTPLKYKFLGQ